The Fulvivirga ligni genome window below encodes:
- a CDS encoding response regulator — protein sequence MKKTVLICDDDKDILELCTFILSKNYEVQTSLHVINILDLIEEKQPDLILMDLWIPDIGGEQATALLKKNEETKDIPVILFSANDEIQKVYERVGANGYIKKPFTVSDLKSYVASNLA from the coding sequence ATGAAGAAGACTGTGCTGATCTGTGATGACGATAAAGATATTTTAGAGTTGTGCACATTTATTTTGTCTAAGAATTATGAGGTGCAAACCTCTTTGCATGTGATTAATATACTTGATCTAATAGAGGAGAAGCAGCCTGATTTGATACTTATGGATCTTTGGATTCCTGATATTGGAGGGGAGCAGGCAACAGCACTGTTGAAAAAGAACGAAGAAACGAAAGATATTCCTGTAATTCTTTTCTCAGCGAATGATGAGATACAAAAAGTATATGAAAGGGTAGGGGCTAATGGATATATCAAAAAGCCCTTTACTGTAAGTGATCTTAAATCTTATGTGGCTTCTAATTTAGCTTAG
- a CDS encoding chemotaxis protein CheB produces the protein MSKNNKLEYLVAIGASAGGLTPLQELFESLPESLDDMAIIVAQHLSPEYKSMLTEIISRKTTIPTSAIEDGVELQPNHIYVTPPNCDATIQGTKLEISAISAVGPRPSIDKLFSSMAKSFKEKAIGIVLSGTGQDGSKGIVALKNAGGLTISQDLDSSKYAGMPQAAMTTGMVDVVMSPSQIGENLVALIHDTTLVERTKELAKADNEDYESSDDISTILSMLESKIGTDFSNYKESTIVRRLEKRLHDKGFSNVEKYLGYIRENEDELDEFFKYLLIGVTSFFRDEEAFNNLRSEIRKRIMTKDKREKFRVWVPGCATGEESVSLAIMLNELLIETNRYDLKVQIFATDINAPALKEARDGRYSKDKVSKLPKNLVNKYFEKHGQDYEIIRDIKQTILYTKHDLTSNPPFLRLDLVSCRNLFIYFNQRLQNHIFPIFQYALLPGGLLFLGKSETVGNYKNIFSTIDAKHRIFSRKDRTAVKPLRLPSTKPLSVDKKVAATRNLKNESLSIHEMVKETVYNTFESPYVIIDENLDIVEISGDTNEFLQIKPGLANMNLLRLIADDLQIVTRSLVTESIKSMKISRGEIRRYSINDETHLARIMVKPLIYSKPGHPYFMVIFDSFDMVESFFSTDSDIDVENSQVNAQHIQELEYELISNKQHMNTLVQELETTNEELQALNEELQSSNEELQASNEELETSNEELQATNEELENAYVDLRQASQKLTRQKKMMEQIAMASPDIIAVLSGDDMIFEYVNPTYQKLFPDRQLKGRSIINANKEFLRLGFMESIKDVRDSGETFKANEVELEISLNEGKDKETKYYNFSFAPLESADSDKPDIVVYGVDVTEPVQNRKVAEDSAKFFRTLAEHMPQMVWTLTEDGEINYINETLRTYLDFKGSEFSTIDLYACIHKDDLPMVEAAWQEAKQNHSEYTLQYRFYDSKKNYHWHLVRFAPLKNSLGGLEVWVCTATDIHEQKSIEEKKDEFMGIASHELKTPLTTAKAYMELLTEVLSTGDVDIDTAKTYSSKAFKGMQKISALVNDLLDVTKVQTGNLTFKKQDVDYDQLVKTLVDEAHSLIETHDIVFKGGDTHAMVHAGKEKLLQVMNNLINNAVKYSETGEKIIIETGEDNGYVFFAVTDFGDGIPSQYQSKIFERFYRVQEKSDFASGLGIGLYISKQIIEAHDGSINVESKEGEGSTFIIKIPKV, from the coding sequence TTGAGTAAAAACAATAAGTTAGAATATTTGGTAGCCATTGGTGCGTCTGCTGGTGGTCTCACGCCATTACAAGAGCTCTTTGAATCACTTCCAGAAAGTTTAGATGATATGGCCATTATTGTGGCTCAGCATCTAAGTCCTGAGTATAAAAGTATGCTCACTGAGATAATAAGTAGAAAAACTACAATTCCTACCAGCGCCATCGAAGATGGTGTGGAGCTTCAGCCTAATCATATCTATGTTACTCCGCCTAACTGTGATGCCACCATTCAAGGAACCAAGCTGGAAATATCAGCTATTTCCGCAGTAGGTCCACGCCCTAGTATAGATAAGTTGTTTAGCTCTATGGCTAAGTCCTTTAAAGAAAAGGCCATTGGTATTGTTCTTTCTGGTACAGGTCAAGATGGTAGTAAAGGAATTGTAGCATTAAAAAATGCAGGTGGCCTTACCATAAGTCAGGACCTGGATAGTTCCAAATATGCAGGTATGCCACAAGCCGCTATGACTACAGGAATGGTAGATGTGGTGATGAGCCCCTCTCAAATAGGAGAGAATCTGGTGGCTTTGATTCATGATACTACATTAGTAGAAAGAACTAAGGAACTGGCAAAGGCTGATAATGAAGATTATGAATCTAGTGACGACATAAGTACCATATTGAGCATGCTGGAGTCCAAAATCGGTACAGATTTCAGTAATTATAAAGAATCAACCATAGTACGCAGGCTTGAAAAGAGGCTTCATGATAAAGGTTTTAGTAATGTAGAAAAATATCTAGGTTACATTAGAGAGAATGAAGACGAACTTGACGAGTTTTTTAAATATCTTCTCATTGGTGTTACCTCATTTTTTAGAGACGAGGAAGCATTTAACAATTTACGATCAGAGATACGAAAGCGTATCATGACCAAAGATAAAAGAGAGAAATTCAGAGTATGGGTTCCAGGATGTGCTACAGGAGAGGAGAGTGTAAGCTTGGCCATTATGCTCAATGAATTGCTCATTGAAACGAATAGGTATGATTTAAAGGTTCAGATTTTCGCCACGGATATCAATGCCCCGGCTTTGAAAGAGGCCAGAGATGGTAGATATAGTAAAGATAAGGTGAGCAAATTACCTAAAAACCTGGTTAATAAGTACTTTGAAAAACATGGTCAGGATTATGAGATCATCAGGGATATTAAGCAAACCATTCTTTATACCAAACACGATCTTACCAGTAATCCGCCATTTTTAAGACTGGATTTGGTAAGTTGTCGTAACCTGTTTATCTATTTTAATCAGCGGCTTCAAAACCATATATTCCCTATATTTCAATATGCCCTTTTACCGGGCGGTTTGCTTTTCTTAGGCAAGTCAGAAACAGTAGGGAACTACAAAAATATTTTCAGTACAATCGATGCAAAGCATCGTATCTTTTCCAGAAAAGATCGTACTGCCGTAAAACCACTCAGGCTGCCATCTACTAAGCCTCTGAGTGTGGATAAGAAAGTAGCGGCTACCCGAAATCTGAAAAACGAATCTTTATCCATTCATGAAATGGTAAAAGAAACGGTTTATAATACCTTTGAGAGCCCTTATGTAATCATTGATGAGAATCTGGATATTGTTGAAATTTCAGGTGATACCAATGAGTTTTTGCAAATTAAGCCTGGGCTGGCCAATATGAATTTGCTAAGACTAATTGCTGATGATTTGCAGATAGTTACTAGATCTTTAGTAACAGAGTCTATTAAATCAATGAAAATATCTCGTGGAGAGATTAGGAGATACTCCATAAATGATGAAACTCATCTGGCCAGGATCATGGTAAAGCCACTGATCTACTCTAAGCCAGGGCATCCTTATTTTATGGTCATTTTTGATTCATTTGATATGGTAGAGTCGTTCTTCAGTACCGATTCTGATATTGATGTAGAAAATTCACAAGTAAATGCTCAGCATATTCAAGAGCTTGAATATGAGCTTATTAGCAATAAGCAGCATATGAATACGCTTGTACAGGAGCTGGAAACTACTAATGAGGAGCTTCAAGCCTTGAACGAGGAGCTGCAGTCATCAAATGAAGAGCTACAGGCCTCTAATGAAGAGCTTGAAACTTCTAACGAAGAGCTGCAGGCCACCAATGAAGAGTTAGAAAATGCTTATGTAGATTTAAGACAGGCCTCTCAGAAGCTTACGCGCCAAAAGAAAATGATGGAGCAAATAGCCATGGCTTCACCTGACATCATTGCTGTGCTCTCAGGTGACGATATGATCTTCGAGTATGTTAACCCTACTTATCAAAAGCTTTTCCCTGACAGACAATTAAAAGGCCGATCTATAATTAATGCCAACAAGGAATTTTTAAGGTTGGGTTTTATGGAGTCTATTAAAGATGTACGTGATTCTGGGGAAACATTTAAAGCCAATGAAGTAGAATTGGAAATAAGCCTGAATGAAGGTAAAGATAAGGAAACCAAATACTATAATTTTTCTTTTGCTCCGCTTGAGTCTGCAGATAGCGATAAGCCGGATATAGTTGTATATGGTGTAGATGTAACTGAGCCCGTACAAAACAGAAAAGTGGCAGAGGACAGCGCTAAGTTTTTCAGAACATTAGCCGAACATATGCCTCAAATGGTATGGACACTGACCGAAGACGGTGAAATAAATTATATAAATGAGACTCTAAGAACGTACCTGGATTTTAAAGGCAGTGAATTTAGTACTATAGATTTATATGCCTGCATTCACAAGGATGATTTACCAATGGTAGAGGCCGCCTGGCAAGAAGCCAAGCAAAATCATTCGGAGTATACCTTGCAATACAGATTCTACGATAGTAAAAAGAACTATCATTGGCATCTGGTTCGGTTTGCTCCGCTCAAAAACTCGTTAGGAGGTTTAGAAGTATGGGTTTGCACAGCCACAGACATTCATGAGCAAAAAAGTATCGAAGAAAAGAAAGATGAGTTCATGGGTATAGCTAGCCACGAACTTAAAACTCCATTAACTACAGCTAAGGCTTATATGGAACTTCTTACTGAGGTGCTATCAACAGGAGATGTTGACATAGATACCGCTAAGACTTATTCTAGCAAGGCCTTTAAAGGCATGCAAAAGATAAGTGCTTTGGTGAATGATCTATTAGACGTAACTAAGGTGCAAACAGGAAACCTGACCTTTAAAAAGCAGGATGTAGATTATGATCAATTGGTGAAAACATTGGTTGATGAGGCTCATTCGTTGATTGAAACTCATGATATAGTATTCAAAGGTGGTGATACTCACGCCATGGTGCATGCTGGTAAAGAAAAGCTCCTACAAGTGATGAATAACCTGATTAACAATGCAGTAAAGTACTCTGAAACAGGTGAAAAAATCATTATAGAAACCGGAGAAGATAATGGCTACGTATTCTTCGCCGTTACTGACTTTGGAGATGGTATTCCATCTCAATATCAATCTAAGATTTTTGAAAGATTCTATCGTGTACAGGAAAAAAGTGATTTTGCCTCCGGGCTTGGTATTGGCCTCTATATCTCTAAGCAGATTATAGAAGCGCATGATGGAAGTATTAATGTTGAGAGTAAGGAAGGTGAAGGCAGTACTTTTATTATTAAAATACCTAAAGTTTAA
- a CDS encoding DUF1328 family protein, translated as MLRWIVIFLVIALVAALLGFGGLAAGAAAFAKIIFYIFLILLVVSLIMHFARRV; from the coding sequence ATGTTACGCTGGATTGTAATTTTCTTAGTCATTGCCTTAGTAGCCGCCCTTTTAGGATTTGGAGGCTTAGCTGCCGGAGCTGCTGCATTTGCAAAAATCATATTCTACATTTTCTTGATACTTCTTGTGGTATCATTAATCATGCATTTTGCACGGAGAGTTTAA
- a CDS encoding DUF2267 domain-containing protein — MDLNFDKLAQIDQGCIKEINEELNFNSYHKAGNVLSVILHSLRNSFTYHQSAKFIEHLSKPLKLIYIQNWRILPQVKPISRLDDLVQAAMKHQLSRQLWKDKYEAQNQVYTVIRILHQYVDLITIDILHKPFKEELQQICVLNS; from the coding sequence ATGGATCTAAACTTTGATAAACTAGCTCAAATTGATCAAGGATGCATTAAAGAGATAAATGAAGAATTAAATTTTAACAGCTACCATAAAGCAGGCAACGTACTCAGTGTTATTCTTCATTCTTTAAGAAACAGCTTCACTTATCATCAATCAGCCAAATTTATAGAACACCTATCTAAGCCGCTGAAATTAATCTACATACAAAACTGGAGAATACTACCACAGGTAAAGCCAATTAGCCGTCTTGATGATTTAGTACAGGCGGCCATGAAACATCAACTGTCTCGCCAGTTATGGAAAGACAAGTATGAAGCTCAAAATCAGGTTTATACTGTGATTAGAATTCTTCATCAATATGTAGATCTTATTACCATAGACATACTGCATAAACCTTTTAAAGAAGAGCTCCAGCAGATCTGTGTGCTTAATTCCTAA
- a CDS encoding response regulator → MKKRVLICDNDPDIVELVSLILSRKGYAVFSSDNCNRVDEKIKEYNPDVIIMDLWIPDLGGEKATELLKNSPEHRHIPVVILSANNEIENIAKRSGAEDYIAKPFHIEALVKKINRYVA, encoded by the coding sequence ATGAAAAAAAGAGTACTAATATGTGATAACGACCCGGACATTGTAGAATTGGTAAGTTTAATACTCTCCAGAAAGGGTTATGCAGTGTTTTCATCAGATAATTGCAATAGAGTGGACGAAAAAATTAAAGAATATAATCCTGACGTGATTATTATGGATTTGTGGATTCCAGATCTTGGTGGAGAAAAAGCAACAGAACTGTTGAAAAATTCACCCGAACATAGACACATCCCGGTAGTTATATTATCCGCTAATAATGAAATTGAAAATATTGCTAAACGAAGTGGCGCTGAAGATTATATCGCTAAGCCATTTCATATTGAAGCACTAGTGAAGAAGATTAACCGTTACGTTGCCTAA
- a CDS encoding MlaD family protein, producing the protein MENKTRKDVVLGIFIFFGLLLFMGMIYYIGSQQQLFGNKVTISATFRNVSGLQPGNNIRFSGIKVGTVKDIEIVSDSTVRAVLLINKNASQFIKQDAYASIVSDGLMGNKIVSISAGSSSGKSIAKGDELRTKEPVSIDDVVASFKQTSDNAQDLTANLLTISQQIKSAEGLLGKVVSDTVLADRVTGMIASLEQSSKNAAAITRQVEGAAYKINNGNGLIAKALSDSTWGNKIDYTLDSVYYAGESIAQASRELKVFMQKLNDSKGAIDKLLNDSTMAKDLEQTIINVKKGTDDLDEVMNTINNSWLLNIFSKKDKDEKKNNR; encoded by the coding sequence ATGGAAAATAAAACAAGAAAAGATGTTGTATTAGGAATATTTATATTCTTTGGATTGCTCTTGTTTATGGGCATGATCTATTACATAGGTAGCCAGCAGCAACTGTTTGGTAATAAGGTGACTATATCAGCTACATTCAGAAATGTTAGTGGTCTTCAGCCTGGTAACAACATCCGTTTTTCAGGTATCAAAGTAGGTACTGTGAAAGATATTGAGATAGTGAGTGACAGCACCGTGCGAGCGGTACTTCTGATCAATAAAAACGCTAGCCAGTTCATTAAACAAGATGCCTATGCCTCTATAGTTTCTGATGGTTTAATGGGTAATAAGATCGTAAGTATTTCGGCGGGTAGTTCCAGTGGTAAAAGCATTGCCAAAGGTGATGAATTAAGAACTAAGGAGCCTGTTAGTATTGATGATGTAGTGGCCTCCTTTAAACAAACCTCAGATAATGCACAGGACTTAACTGCTAACCTCCTTACCATAAGTCAGCAAATCAAAAGTGCGGAAGGGTTGTTAGGTAAGGTCGTATCTGATACGGTATTGGCAGATAGGGTTACAGGTATGATCGCGTCACTTGAGCAGAGTAGTAAAAATGCAGCGGCTATCACCAGGCAGGTGGAAGGAGCGGCTTATAAAATCAATAATGGTAATGGATTAATAGCTAAAGCCTTATCTGATAGTACCTGGGGTAATAAAATTGATTATACACTGGATTCAGTTTATTATGCAGGCGAAAGTATTGCTCAGGCAAGTAGGGAGTTAAAGGTGTTTATGCAAAAGCTTAATGATAGCAAAGGGGCGATTGACAAGCTATTAAATGATTCTACTATGGCCAAGGATCTGGAGCAGACCATTATCAACGTGAAGAAAGGTACCGATGATCTGGATGAGGTGATGAATACGATAAATAACAGCTGGCTGTTGAATATCTTCTCTAAGAAAGATAAAGACGAAAAGAAAAATAACCGTTAG
- a CDS encoding ABC transporter ATP-binding protein produces the protein MDEKELVIDIKELKKSFGDTEVLKGIDLELHKGENLVILGKSGAGKSVLIKCIVKLEEPSEGELKVFDEDILTLRKEQELNEYRRRVGFLFQGGALYDAMTVEENLRFPLDRLPDKLTEEEIQERIDEALENVGLEDTRKKMPSELSGGMRKRIALARTLILRPEIMLYDEPTTGLDPSTSKEISHLILEMQQKYEMSSIIITHDMKCAQITANRMKVVKEGRFAYEGSFEELQSEDDPWLKDFFD, from the coding sequence ATGGATGAAAAGGAGCTGGTAATTGACATCAAAGAGCTAAAGAAATCTTTTGGAGATACTGAAGTACTAAAAGGTATAGATCTGGAATTACACAAAGGTGAAAATCTGGTGATTCTCGGAAAGAGTGGTGCAGGTAAATCAGTATTGATTAAGTGCATCGTAAAACTGGAAGAACCTTCGGAAGGTGAACTCAAGGTTTTTGATGAAGATATTTTGACTCTTAGAAAAGAGCAGGAACTCAATGAATATAGGCGAAGAGTTGGGTTTCTTTTTCAAGGTGGAGCACTCTATGATGCCATGACAGTGGAAGAAAATCTGAGATTTCCATTGGATAGATTGCCTGATAAACTTACGGAAGAGGAGATTCAAGAGCGAATAGATGAGGCATTAGAAAATGTAGGGTTGGAAGATACTCGTAAAAAAATGCCATCTGAGCTCTCAGGAGGTATGAGAAAGAGGATAGCGCTAGCCCGCACTCTTATTCTAAGGCCTGAGATTATGTTATATGATGAACCAACCACAGGTCTGGATCCTTCTACCTCAAAAGAGATAAGTCATTTAATACTGGAGATGCAGCAGAAATATGAGATGTCATCCATCATAATCACTCATGATATGAAATGTGCTCAGATCACGGCGAACCGAATGAAGGTAGTAAAGGAAGGTAGATTTGCTTATGAAGGAAGTTTTGAAGAGCTCCAGTCTGAAGACGATCCCTGGCTAAAAGACTTTTTTGATTAA
- a CDS encoding MlaE family ABC transporter permease encodes MKLAESLPDSLQQFFINIAGIGRYTAKFFRQIFRGRLEIREIFNQAYKLGYQSLFLVSVTGFIIGMVMTLQTKPTLEQFGAESWLPAMVSISIIREIGPVLTALICAGKVGSGIGAELGSMKVTEQIDAMTVSGANSFNYLVVTRVIATTIMVPILVFYADGISLIGSYVGVNLEGDVSVQLFYNQSLGALIFSDIIPAVAKTFLFGFAIGIVGCHEGVNASNGTSGVGNAANRAVVVSSMFIFVIDLVAVQITQLFI; translated from the coding sequence ATGAAACTGGCAGAATCATTACCTGATTCTCTGCAACAGTTCTTTATTAATATTGCCGGAATAGGTCGCTACACAGCGAAGTTTTTCCGGCAAATTTTTAGGGGTAGACTTGAAATCAGAGAAATATTCAACCAAGCTTACAAACTAGGGTATCAATCACTGTTTTTAGTAAGCGTTACAGGTTTTATCATTGGAATGGTAATGACACTGCAAACTAAGCCCACCTTAGAACAATTTGGAGCTGAAAGCTGGTTGCCAGCTATGGTTTCAATATCTATCATAAGAGAAATAGGGCCTGTGCTTACAGCACTAATTTGTGCCGGTAAAGTGGGGTCAGGAATAGGAGCGGAACTAGGCTCCATGAAGGTTACAGAGCAAATAGATGCTATGACTGTGTCTGGTGCTAATTCCTTTAATTATTTAGTGGTAACTCGTGTCATTGCCACTACCATCATGGTTCCTATCCTCGTGTTTTATGCAGATGGTATTTCACTCATCGGTTCCTACGTAGGTGTGAATTTAGAAGGGGATGTCAGCGTACAGTTATTCTATAATCAATCATTAGGTGCTCTGATATTCAGTGATATTATACCGGCGGTAGCCAAGACTTTTCTTTTTGGTTTTGCTATTGGAATTGTGGGCTGTCATGAGGGAGTAAATGCCTCCAATGGAACGTCGGGCGTGGGTAACGCAGCAAATAGGGCCGTCGTAGTATCCTCAATGTTCATCTTCGTGATAGACCTTGTGGCTGTTCAAATCACTCAGTTATTTATCTAA
- a CDS encoding superoxide dismutase family protein, whose protein sequence is MKKLKRSFWIAGVAFAAVACNPGNKEANDQDAEDTTMMEEEVVTESDMEEMKTATAEISAKSGSELAGTAKFTQTENGVEFEIMLENATPGEHAVHIHETGDCSAPDGKSAGGHWNPTGVEHGKRGSGQFHKGDIGNITIGEDGTGTLTITAEDWTIGGADDSNVVGHAIIVHAGPDDFTSQPAGAAGDRIGCALINADQ, encoded by the coding sequence ATGAAAAAGTTAAAAAGAAGTTTTTGGATCGCGGGTGTCGCTTTTGCCGCAGTAGCTTGTAATCCTGGAAATAAAGAGGCTAATGATCAGGATGCTGAAGATACTACTATGATGGAAGAAGAAGTAGTAACAGAGTCTGATATGGAAGAGATGAAAACAGCTACAGCTGAAATCAGTGCTAAATCAGGTAGTGAACTGGCGGGTACTGCCAAATTCACCCAGACTGAAAATGGTGTAGAGTTTGAAATTATGCTTGAGAATGCTACGCCAGGTGAGCACGCTGTGCATATTCATGAAACTGGAGATTGTAGCGCGCCAGATGGTAAATCTGCTGGAGGTCATTGGAATCCAACAGGTGTTGAGCACGGGAAAAGAGGTTCTGGTCAATTTCACAAAGGTGATATAGGAAACATCACTATTGGTGAGGATGGAACAGGAACTCTTACAATAACCGCTGAAGACTGGACCATTGGTGGTGCAGATGATTCTAATGTGGTAGGTCATGCTATCATAGTTCATGCAGGACCAGATGATTTTACTTCTCAGCCTGCAGGCGCCGCTGGTGACAGAATAGGTTGCGCATTAATTAATGCTGATCAATAA
- a CDS encoding tetratricopeptide repeat protein, with amino-acid sequence MSQTAQEYINEGIELDKAGEYSKAVEKYSVALSLQSSHPQALYSRAKSYVRLQKLEQAINDFNDLIAQNDSNAFFYSERAVAFHLNGNNELAIADLDKAVELEPNKPFRYSSRAYIREKSGDLKGALEDYDKTIALDPEDAIAFNNKGLIEEKLGYIEKSKASFQKADDLDPNKKPAADKQQVSDKPKAPATQKETTIEVKASDQKLTFGGYLDQVKSLLSDKEERKAFGKYVKGIFFSNKD; translated from the coding sequence ATGAGCCAGACAGCACAGGAATACATTAATGAAGGGATAGAACTTGATAAGGCTGGAGAGTATTCTAAAGCCGTGGAGAAATACAGTGTAGCACTTTCCTTACAATCGTCTCACCCTCAAGCACTTTACAGCCGAGCTAAAAGTTATGTGCGCTTACAGAAATTAGAGCAAGCCATTAATGACTTTAATGATCTAATTGCCCAAAATGATAGTAATGCCTTCTTCTATAGCGAAAGAGCCGTAGCTTTCCATCTCAATGGAAATAATGAACTAGCCATAGCAGATTTAGATAAAGCCGTAGAGCTAGAGCCTAATAAACCCTTCAGATATTCCAGCAGAGCCTACATCAGAGAAAAGTCTGGTGATTTAAAAGGTGCATTAGAAGACTACGACAAAACTATTGCTCTAGACCCGGAAGATGCCATTGCCTTTAATAACAAAGGCCTTATAGAAGAGAAGTTAGGGTATATAGAAAAGTCCAAAGCATCTTTTCAAAAAGCTGATGATCTGGACCCTAATAAAAAACCTGCTGCTGACAAACAGCAAGTCAGCGATAAGCCAAAGGCACCTGCCACCCAGAAAGAGACCACCATTGAAGTAAAAGCAAGCGATCAAAAACTGACTTTTGGTGGGTATTTAGATCAAGTGAAATCTTTACTTTCCGATAAGGAAGAAAGAAAGGCATTTGGTAAATACGTAAAAGGAATTTTCTTCTCTAACAAAGACTAA
- a CDS encoding TetR/AcrR family transcriptional regulator: MEVGLRERKSAKIKLDILISSKQLVGKNSFEELFVDDICEKAGISKVTFFKYFPQKDDVLLYYLRIWCLDRAIDLHHNPKEGIAGIYFLFDKMAETIEKNPGLILNLISYFTSLKRPPSPFPLKPVEREILYPNEKDIKKIEILSIPQMMEKFLLEAIFKKEITTISDTADLANLFVSLMYGSIVRSHMAQIQPLKMFFRKNIDTLLRGLN, translated from the coding sequence ATGGAAGTAGGCCTCAGAGAACGTAAGTCGGCTAAAATTAAATTAGACATTTTAATTTCATCTAAACAGCTGGTGGGTAAAAACTCATTTGAAGAACTGTTTGTAGATGATATATGTGAAAAGGCTGGTATCTCCAAGGTGACATTCTTTAAATACTTTCCACAGAAGGACGATGTCTTACTTTACTACTTGCGTATTTGGTGCCTTGATCGGGCCATCGACTTGCATCATAATCCAAAGGAAGGTATAGCCGGAATCTATTTTCTGTTTGATAAAATGGCCGAAACCATTGAGAAAAACCCTGGTTTGATCTTAAACTTAATCAGCTATTTTACCAGCCTTAAAAGACCGCCATCACCTTTTCCATTAAAGCCTGTAGAGAGAGAAATCTTGTATCCAAATGAAAAGGATATTAAGAAAATTGAGATTCTCTCCATCCCTCAGATGATGGAGAAATTCCTTTTGGAAGCCATTTTCAAGAAAGAGATCACCACTATTAGTGATACTGCAGATTTGGCAAATCTATTTGTGTCTCTCATGTACGGATCCATCGTAAGATCACACATGGCACAGATACAGCCTTTGAAAATGTTCTTCAGAAAGAATATAGATACTTTACTGCGAGGCTTGAATTAG